GTCTGAAAGAGTGTGTATGTCGGAGAAAGAGTGAGTGCACGCACTGAGATTCTAAAGTttgtgtggtatttttttttctctctcttccaaaaTTTAActtttaggtttttcttttcttttccgcgTGAATGTGGAGGGATTGTTCTGCACTTCATAGCTGACTGCTGGTTTTCTTGGGGTTTCTGTTATGGGGTTCCTTATGTACACCAATATGAAGAATGATGAAGTTTTAACTGTATTGTATTTATGTTCATTCACGTCTTTAActttgattaaaataaaatttttaaaaatcaggagtcCGAGGCGGTTGGGCGAGTTACTTTATACAGCAGAggaggggaggtgtgtgtgtgtgtgtgtttgtctctctgTGGAGGTGCacctgaaagaagaaaagaaagagtcaATTGGCCATTATgtgaattgtagttcaaaactaCCGAAATGGCCCCCAATGCCCTCCTTTGGGTTCGACACGTTGCTGCTACATTGGCAAAGGGTTGAGAAGAGTCAGGCTCAAGTTGGAAGTCAACGTTTATCCTGGAAGCACAAATCCCAGCGTTACGTGCAACTGGGGCCCTCTTGGTTTGCCTTGGTTGTCCAACTTGGTGTGGGAGTTACAACCTAGGAATTCTGTGGCCGGATGGAATCCTGGATCAAGCCCCACCATCCATCGGATCCCAACCCGTCGGCAGGTGCAGGAGTCTTCCAACTGCTGTGTCCCAGATGGCTGGCCATCCGGAAGTGCTCTGGCGAAGGACGCCTCTAGCCCTGCTTCCTAAGGAAGACTTCTGTGACACCCTTGAACATTAGGGCGTCCCCTTTAGCCAGGATCTGTGCCCATGCCATCACCCTgctctgtggagagagagagaatcctttcCAACTTCTGCAGGCTAGACCTTCCGTTGGCTTGAGACCACTCTTGATTTACACTTGAGTCCTAACCTGTGAAGTTCCAACATCACCTGCTTTCCTCCAAGAGGCGACCAGCACCAGTTCAGACTGGATATAATTCTCGAGTGATGCTGGAAGGACAACCAAATCCATGGCGAAATGGGTCAATGTTTGGGGTCAATGCAATGAGGTCTTCCTTTGTGATGAGGTGTCTGTACGTTGTTGTTTAATAACATTATAATTGGTCTGTAAAATGTATTTCTTCCGAGAAAACGGGAAGGCCCGGCCAGGTTTCACGGGGATTTGGGCCTGTATTTATTTTACAAGAACTTGCCCTATTTTACTTCCGAACCGAAACCCATTCCTTGTCGGAAGGACTCCGTGAATTTTGAAATGGAGCATCTGAATTTTGAAGACCCTGCAGAAAGCTTCTGTGTAGGGGAAAGAGGTGTAACAGACATATGGGCCTTAGTGAGAAGAGCAGTCAAAATGCATTTTTGATGGGGAAAGGGATTCCCCCAAAGTGAGTAGGGGTGCAGCACAAAATGCCATACAAAAATGTGCGGGTTATGCATGTACTTCATTGAATCATGTGGTTGGAAGGGGCTGAGAAGACCGTCAAGTCCAATTCGCCCCCCCCAAAATGCAGGAATCGAAGTTaaagtgtatctgacagatggctgcctaATCTTGAATACCCCCAGTGTTTAagcgctccccacctcccaaggtcatgggtttcgttgttgtactgctctaacagttaggacgtttttcctgatattcacccaaaatctcgcttcctgtcacttgagcccattgttgcgtgtcctgcactctgggatgatcaagaacagatcctgcccctcctttgcaggactatcttttaaatatttgtaaagtgttatctcccctcagtctggTTTTCTCAGGGCTCAATgcgcccagttcttccagtctgtCCTCCTTTCGAGAAATGTGCACATAGGCAAGAATGCACCTCAACCTAGGGAGAAATCGACCTTTTTTGCAGAGGGCagttggggagagaaagaatcgTTTGGGATGAACCAAACATGGATCCTTCTGGAACTTCGAGAATGTTCCAAAActtggggagagaaaaggaaatgagaaACGGAAACAGATTTTGCCTTCCTTAGTTTGAAGACGCAAGAGGATAGAGACAGAAGCAAATGCCCCTTGAATAAGCGAAAAGGTCCTGTCTTCAGTTGCCCTAatcagctcttgtgaactcaagcctatggcttcctttgggAGTTGATCCatttcgtatttggtcttcctctcttcctgctgccttccacttttcccagcaatattgtcttttccagagaatccttgtCACTGCAGATTGGGGCATTCGGGGGTTGGTAGGGGACCAAACGGCACCCCTGGGAAGATCTTCGTACTGGACCAGCGAGACCTGGCTGGGAATGGAAAGAGATGAAGATTCCACCTTTTTGCGGAACTCGGgaacacaaaaatcaaacttttctTCCTCTGCATCTGCCCGAGACTGGTTTTCCCGCGCCTTCTTTCTGGACCCTGACTCTACTCTCTGCTTCCTGAGACGGGCGTGGTGTTTATTTTGAACAGGGCATGCATATAACATGTCGTACGCCAGAAGATTACTTTGGAAAACTGCAGGACAATCTCTCCAACGGAATTCGAGATCTGCTTTGTGCCGAGCGAATACTGAAATTTGCCTTTTGTTCTGaaaattgtgtttgtttttttaaagtgtgtataTATTTCCTGTATTTTCTGCTTGTATCTTAATAGAGCGagtgaaaaataaatatggaTAGTCACTAAAACTTTGCTAAAACGAGAAAGCCAGTGGTGGGTGGTCTAAGACTTTGGCCCGGTTCTGTATATCCGCTCTTGCAATGCCTGCCTGGGTCCCCACCTCTCGTGAATCCTATTTTCTCCAGGCAGGCTGTGGTTAATCACATTTCAGGATAGCAAAGGGTGGAAGCCAGCAGCTGAGTCACGCTGAACCCTGGTCTTAATTTCCCCAGGAAGGGGTGGGCTGGAGAAGCTGAGCTCCGAttggctttttttccttcttctttaacGGAGAAGGGAGGAACTTGGCggtgaaaacatctggagagtctcTTGAGCCTTTCCCTGTCTTGCTCCTGCAGGAGGGAGACGGGCATGTCTTTTATCCAGGTGGAAGAGTCCTCCGACTTCCCCATCCAGAATCTGCCCTATGGGGTCTTCTCCACCAAGGAGGAGGTAAGTGAAAGATACCCCCTTGGCTGTCTTCTTCAACTGGATCATCTCTCCCCCCAGGGTGAAGTCAGAAAGCTGGTCTTTCCAGACTCAAGGTACTGGAGACTCCTTAATTCACAAGGAtcagcttgcaaaaaaaaaaagtgactcaTCTGGACAGTGTTTCCCGGGATGTCTTTGGACGGCCGACCCCCATTTGTGCaggcttttctctctgtttgaGCCGTCTTGCTGCAGCTTACACCAGACGGCACAGCTGGAGGATCGTAGGCACGGCTGTGTCAAAACTTTTCCAGATTTTGGGAACCTTGTCTGTACATTTTCTGTTAAATAATTAGAAGAAACAGCCCTGCCTTTTGGCAGAGGGCTGCCACAAGCCTttggaaattgcaaaaaaaagggAAGCACACTGCTAGTTAGTTATATGAccattgttgcatttttttaattgtgaggGTATCCGATTTTTTTCTCTTGAAGTAGAGGATCAACATGACCTTTGCAACCTTTTATAAACTCAGCCCGATGAAACATGACATAGGAAATTGCAGGCGTGTGATACGTGAGGTTGCAACTTTATGCTCACCTCTCTGTCCTGCCACAGAACGTTGGCCCAGAAATGAAGAGACCTGAGTTcgaattccccaccccaccccttagcCGCCAAGCTCGCCGGGCGGCTCCAAGCCAATTGTTGTCCCTCAGGCAACCCGCCTCGCaagactgttgtgaggataacaATGGCAATGAGAAGAATGGGGGCCGTATGTGGGAGAAAGCCACAACATAattttagcaaataaataaatgggatttatTATCTCAGTAGACATGCGTaggactgctttttaaaaatgcatatatgcCCTTGCGTGGGCTAGGATGGAGCTAAGAGCCTGTGCATAGGGAAATACTGGACTACAGATTCCATTCTCCCTGACTATTGGCCCTACTGGATGGAGATGATGGGGGTTGGAGTGCCTCTCCACAGCATTAGGGGGGGGTTAAatatctgtgtgcatgcacacacagatatCTGAGAGCATCAGAGTGCGAAGCTAAAACTTTTTGAAAAATCCAACTTTGTTTTATTCACTTATAAATATTGACCTGCCGCTTAAAGCAGATGATTTTAAAGGAGCAACATATATTGTATATGCATTATATAGAAAACTAAAGCACCTTATTTCCGCGTTCTGTGAAATAAGTGGCAGGTTAGGCCTACACAGGGAGGGGGTTACGAACAAAGGTATAGTTCAGACGTGCCTCTAAAAGAGCAGATGCTTGAAGTGCGTCCAGATTTAAAGGCAAGGCTCACACGCGGTGGGTGTCACAATGAGAACTCTGCTTTTGTGCTGTCAgacattttttttccccttcggagATGAAGTTTCGCTTTAATAAAGTGCATTAAATTGAACACTCTGATTTCCAAGAGGAactcagaaataataataataataataataataataataataataataataataataataataataataataataataataataataataataataataataataataataatagtaatagtaatagtaatagtaatagtaatagtaatagtaatagtaatagtaatagtaataacaacaacaacaacaacaacaacaacaatttattgtcattgtatacacatagtatacacatacaatgaaattcacacagacacccagagaccagacccacatacacacacataaaaaatgcCCCAAATGCTCCCCATTTACTAAAAATCTCCCACTAGgaacacaaacatctgcaccgcaggctaagtaaccTGGTCCAACTGTTCACTtgtggtggtctttaagttcattattaagtgccaTTATAgatctgggataaaaactatttagaaaaacatgtggtccgagtcttaattgttctgtatcttctgccagaaggaaacagttcaaagaagttgtgaGCAGGAGGGGAAAATTCTCTAAGGATGTTgcgtgacttcctcagacagcgggatgtgaagatgtcaccCAGGGTTGATAGTTGGAGCCTGATGAtgttctgggcaattttaatggttctctgtagagcttttttgtctgctacagagctgctcccaaaccatacgagaatgccataggttaggacactcttgATGGTGCTAGGATAGTTGGACAGaaataaatgctgagataaattgaacttcccgagcattctcaggaaatacagcctcttctgtgccttcttcaccagCGTGTTGGCGTTTTGTAAAACATGTTACCCCCGGAGCAACAGGCCTGCTGGTACAATGGCGGGTTGTGCATTAACGAGGCTTGTTTGCACAAACCCGGCTGAGCAAACATTCTAGGGCAAGAGTTTCGTGATTCAGAAAGATCTCGAGTCGAGGGTCCTGCTCGTCTCCTCCACCTTTGCCCTCGTCAGGGAGGCGGCTTCAAATCCAGTCAAAAAGCATGGCTAAAGCTACAAAGAGAAAAGCTGTAGAAGCATTCCCTTGGACCGCTTCTTCCAGATTGCCAGAGTCAACCCAGGGGAGCCTCGGAGGCAGGTAAACTCTGGAACTTTAGTccaaaataagtaactttttGCAAGCTGTGTACAGAGTCCTTTTCCAGAAGCCTGGGAATCAGTAACAGGAGAGAAACGAGGGCTGTGGGTTTTTCATTGATGTCACAGATGCTTGGCTAAAAACCTAACCTTTTTTCCTCCTCGCTTTTGCAGTCCAGACAGAGGATCGGGGTAGCCATCGGCGACCAAGTGCTGGACCTCAGTGCCATTAAACACCTGTTCGATGGACCCATCCTTTCGAAGCACCGCCATGTCTTTGAGCAGGTAATGCATTCAGAAGATCGACTCCGTTTTGAAGTCCAGGGGTTTCTCGTGACGGTAGCCACACCGTTGACCCATTTCAACAAAGCGTTTCTACCAGTTTTGATCTCGGCCAGGAGCGCGTGTTTTGCACAGCCGATGGCTCTGATGTATCCCGTCATGAGTAATGAATTAATTTGTGCTGCCAAGTCATTATGGGAACCTTTTTTTAGAATCTTCTAGgtggaaagtactcagaagtggcttcctaTGCCATTCTTCTGAATTCATCccgggactgtgaagcttgcccaaggctacccaggctggctctcttgGGATGCCCAGTGGGgtactgaactcccaacctctggctctgcagctggaaacCTAGCTCAttgagcgatccagccagctcGTCAAGAGTAACCCATTCCCAAATCTTTTCCCTGGCAATAAGGATAACTTTGAACCCCGAGAAAATCCACTCCCTGATGCTATTAAGACCCATCCTTGGCTGTCGCACCACCAGTTCCTGGTGGTTTGACATGGACACCAGTCATGCTGCGAACCATTAATGTTAATGATTTCCACCTCTCGtttcctgctgctggtggtggtggacaCCTCTCTCTACCTAACGGTAGGGCCGGGCCTGTGTTAATGTCTTCCAATTGCAGTTTCCCGTTCTGACGGGGGGAAAGGCTGATGTTGGGCTTATGGTGTCCAAATACAGGGTTGCGTTCGTCCCCCGATATTGTGTATGAATTGTGTACTGTATTGTGGGTCAGCGCACACACGGGGAGTGTACTCAATTGCTGTCATTTTGCATTCTCTGCAGCCAACTCTTAATCATTTCATGGCCCTGGGCTCGGAAGCATGGAAGGAAGCCCGGATGCGTCTCCAGCAGCTACTCTCGGCCAAAGAGCCGACGCTAAGAGATAACACGGAGCTGCGTAAAAGGTGAAGCACTTAGAGCTGGGTATTGAGTCTGCGGGAAGGCAGAAAAGCAAGCTCCCCCCCAAAATTTAGGATGATGTTTTCTTATCTGGcagtctccccccacccaccccccagatcTCAGATGTACTTCTGAGGAGTCATTttaggtttgcttgtttttttcctgatcctAAGATTCccagcttccttttaaaaaaaaagttttttcgaGTGGACTTTTAAACATGTTTCTAGACCTCATGGTTTGTCCTATTTAAATAAACGCCCCTGctgccttctctctttctgaGCCATTTGGAGAGAGCTGTAATGATGTTGCTAAGCTTGTTTGACAAGATGGGGAAGCCAGAAAGGTGTAAGAATAAGAAATCCAGGGGTCAGATTATGACACTTTAGGTCCTTAGTTTCCCAActtgacaagcaaagcaaaataaatttggAGAAGGTAGGAATGGTGGGGTAAATAGGATGTATTTAATCCAATGATTTGTGCTGGTTACGTAATTCGGCAAAATTCAGTCTCAGGGTGATTGATGCCTGAGTCGGAGACCCACATTCCATAGTTGAAGGTATGTATGTATTCGTTTAGGTATTTATGTATTATTGggtaaaatgcaataaaatgtccATGTGATGTACATAAAAACGGACATAATGCAATATAAATGGACAGTGGCGAAGCAAATTAgaatggctgaaagaataaatgatgaatagCCTTTCAACAGCCAGTATGCAAAAGTCACAAAAGTGGGCAAGTTACAAGAGGCCAAATATCATTTGGAAATCAAAATTTCCACTAtggtttcttcctttttcttttcccccccattcCAGAGCCTTCATACCTCAAGCTGCTGCTCTCATGCACCTTCCAGCTGATATTGGTAAGATCTTTTTTGCACTTTGAGTGTACCCGGTAGCTGCTTGTCCAAGAGGACCCATGGGGCACCGGCTTCCGGCTTGCCTCCAGACCAGGATAGGGGCCCATCCTGTATTTCTGCAAATTGCGGAATTTCTGCACATTGCGGAATTTCAAATTTCTGCAAATTGCAGAATTTCAAATCTCTACAAATTGCAGAATTTCTGCAAATTGCAGAATTTGACTCTCGTTCACTCCAGTGAGAGAGAAAAGTTGTGATTGTGTGTTCTTTGTCTACAAAGAGAAAAAGATTAAACTTTGAAGAAACAAGCTTTGTGCTTTCTGGGTTTTGAGTGTATCCCCTTCCTTCTAAACTCCCAGCCCAACTCTCTGGGTGAAGGTGTGAGTAAGAGAGAGTGACGAGGAGGGAGATGAAGGAGAGGCAGCTGCTGGAGGTTCGAATTATTTCTAACTTGGGGGAAAGTTCTATTTTTCCACCTGCCCCACGGCCTGTGGGTCTATGTATGCATGGCCATGGTCCACCGTCAGCTGCCTTCCCTTCTACTCCAACCAGCTCCAGTCGCCACCAGATCCCACAcgttatttccacctgttgtaaaataaaatgtggaaTTGTATATAATTctacattttgtttttgctgcaggtGGAAATAACGTGTGCACTCTGTTGCTTAAAATTGCCTAATTGTGCCCTCAGAAGCCCTCAGCGATTAGccgtttattgggggggggagagactgttTTAGGATCAaaaaagctcttttttaaaaagtaaacattgTGAGTTGTGAGACCGTACTACCTTCCAGGGACAGAGCGCCAATTTTGCATAACCCGAAAGTTTTGCAGGGGTGTGTGCgctaaaaaaaacccatcacacacacaaacacaaatcttcCACTTCCTCTCACTGCAATGATGAAAATATGGGAGTAAATGTCTCTCCAAATAACCTAAGGGGAAAAGTTTGGTTCAACAGAGCCAGATCCAAGACACCAGGGGGCAGTCGCTGAACAGAATTTGACTTTCGTTTGCTCCAACGAGGGGGGAAAAATTGTGATCGTGCATTCTTCTCTGTCTAGAAACAGAAAAAAGATTAGACTTTGAGGAAACAGGCTTTGCGCTCTCCAGGTTTAGAGTGCATAGACATGAAAATTAAACTGCACAGGTCCACGCAGAGAGATCGTCCGGCTGGTTCTCATGGAACCAGCAGAAGGACATCTTTATGTGCGGTTTTTGGTCCACATATTTCCAGCCTGGGGGCAGGTTTCAAACGACCCGGCTGCTCATTCCTACTTGCAGTCAAAAATCTCATCTCGATTTGTCTCCTTCCAGGGGATTATACGGATTTCTATTCCTCTCGTCAACACGCCACCAATGTCGGGGTGATGTTCCGGGGCAAGGAGAATGCTCTCATGCCCAACTGGTCAGTAGCTGGTTTTTCTCCAACTCAACCTTTGGTGCCACCTTAATTTGGGGTCATCTGGCCAGACCGGAATGGCCGTTCATTATTAGCGGGATAATATCTGTGCCGTGCGTTGAATCCTGAAATGGCTTAATCCCGAGAGATACGGTACAAGTGATCTTGATTGGCATTTTAAGATGAAGCAGTCTGATTCCCATTTGACCTGATTGGGAACATAAGCTGGGATTCGGCCGGCTTTCAGGTTTGGGTCGTCTCTGAATTCTGCAGCTCTGTCCCGTGATTCACAGCAGTGTGCGAGGACACCCTGGGGAAATCTGCGCACAATCATGGGTGTTTTGGATAAACTGCACACACAGTACAGCCACGGGGAGAAATGatttgccaaaaaataaaaaaactttgcAGCTTTGCGAGTCAATATCCTTGCAGAGATTCCTGGCAATGCGAGAGGCTAGATCCTCTTTGTGATTTGGAGCAGGAGAAAGGGGTACTTTATAGAAATTGGAACAGACAGATTTGGTGCGACCGTACCAAGGTCACCGATGAGGATTTCCTTCTGCCAAGGTTGCACCTACCGGTTGGATACCACGGCCGCGCCTCTTCAGTTGTCGTATCTGGAACTCCGATCCCAAGGCCGACGGGACAAATGCGACCCGATGATAGTGAGTCTCTTAGTTTCCCTTACTGagtgtggttttattttaaaatatggcagtGACTCAGTGTATGGCAGCAAAGGCATATAGGGtggaaattgttttaaatttttttggttctttttgaATCTTTAGTGAAAGAACTAGTTGTTTTTGATTTGTGTttattaactccccccccccaatatttatattctttgtcctgttgtgtgtctttttaatttatatttgttttctttagtgagttaaataaataaaaaacaacaaaaacatggaaacaaccatttttaaaaatgtatttctttatttgattcaCTTGGTTTCTGTACTGCCCCTTTAATGCAAACACTACAAGAGGTGGTTTGCACAAGATTAAAATTTACCCTGCCCcactggaacaaaacaaaaaaaaatgcattttgcatgcttgtTTGCCTTTTCCTTTCAGATAATGACAAAAATAACAATGCCCTTTttcaacatatatatattttattgtgtttccaCTACAGCTAAGCCTCCAGTGTTTGGTGCGTGTAAACTTTTGGATTTTGAATTAGAGATGGTAGGAGCTGGTTTTCTTATAGCCTCTCGCTTTTTCTTTCCCCACCCAACTCttcttttaatcatcatcatcatcctcttagaactgcagagcagggaagggaccctatgggatcatcaagtccagcccctatgaAGGAGGCatcgtgggggaatcaaactcccaaccttcagctctgcagccaggtgcctaaaccactgagctatttcttttctttttatccctGATGCCAATctgtgcctttttattttattttggcaacACACAAGGGGCTGAGTTTTAAATATTCCTTTCCTGAGATGGATTTCCAAAAGAATTCCCAGGATCCGCTGTGGAAGAAGGATAGGCGGGGTGACCTTCACcctccccttccagctccatgatccTGTGATTCTTGGCAACTGAGTCTAAAAACAGGACTCCTGGTTTGGCTTCTagcattcccagaatccctctgctACTGGCTGCCATGCTTGAATCTGCTCAATATAATGGATGAGACATGGAGGAAGAAATCTCAAGCCCAGACCACTGGCTGAAGGCCATTTCCAGAGCCGACTTGGCTGCATCTCCTCATCAGTAATGCCTGTTAATTCATAGATTAGTCCCCGCAGCCAAAGATGTAGCTGGCAAGTTCCAATCAATCAGGGAAGTCCCCCAGCATCTCCCCCTCTCTCTGGCCATCTTGCCTCATTAGCTTCCTTGCCTGCGATGCACCAGAATCGATTCCCTTTTTAAAGAATCTTAAGGCTTTCTCCTTGGCCTCCTTCCAACACTGTGTGACCTTCAAGTAAGGTCATCTGACCTCTGTCTCTAGAGGCGGCCTCTACCATTCCTGACGAGATCTTTTCCTGTGTCTTCCAGGCTTTCTTTGTAGGTCCTGGAAACAAACTTGGGGAGCCGATTCCCATCAACGAAGCTCACCGGCATATCTTCGGGATGGTCCTCATGAACGACTGGAGTGGTAAACATGAGCTTCTCTGTTTCCGTGGTGGGAGGAAACGTCTTGCTAGGTGTTAGTGCTGGAGGATGAGcatcccaaggttttctagggctttaagcaggggtccccaaccttgggcctccagatgttcttggacttcaactcccagaaatcctggccagcagaggtggtggtgaaggcttctgggagttgtagtccaagaacatctggaggcccaaggttggggaccactggcttaaaggactcagaagtggtttgccagccCCTCCTCCTGGGGGCACTCAAGGAGAGTCTGcggctggcccaaggctacacaggtggcTGGGCATGTGATCCTGCACCAGGTGATCCCAGCTGGCTCCTTTCTCAGTGGGCAACGTCTGGATTCGAACTCTCGGCTCCTTGCCCGACAGTTGAGCACTCCCATCCAAATTACATATAAAGCCAAACTTCATTTTCCCAGTGCCTCTGAACTCGACCCAGCACATACGCGGCTCTGATTTGGGAATCTAAACTCAGACATGGTCTTCACCCATATAgaagggcaggggaggggaggagcagcaggaaggaaaacaggaaaggaggagggagaagatggCCTCTGAATAGGAGGCAGGGTGTATCCTGGGGAATGATGCTGGAAGAAGGGGCATTCCAGAAGGTGGGGGGAAAAGCAGGAGGTATGATCTCAAAAGGGGACTGAAGGTCAAGCCAAAAATGTGTCAAGTAAATGCATGTGATGCCGAGATAatggattgatttgatttgaaaaGTCAGA
The Pogona vitticeps strain Pit_001003342236 chromosome 12, PviZW2.1, whole genome shotgun sequence genome window above contains:
- the FAH gene encoding fumarylacetoacetase, which codes for MSFIQVEESSDFPIQNLPYGVFSTKEESRQRIGVAIGDQVLDLSAIKHLFDGPILSKHRHVFEQPTLNHFMALGSEAWKEARMRLQQLLSAKEPTLRDNTELRKRAFIPQAAALMHLPADIGDYTDFYSSRQHATNVGVMFRGKENALMPNWLHLPVGYHGRASSVVVSGTPIPRPTGQMRPDDTKPPVFGACKLLDFELEMAFFVGPGNKLGEPIPINEAHRHIFGMVLMNDWSARDIQKWEYVPLGPFLGKSFGTTISPWVVTMEALMPFALPNPIQDPKPLPYLCDDQPYTFDINLFVALKGDKMNKPATLCRSNFKYMYWTMKQQLVHHAVNGCNLRPGDLLASGTISGPDPENFGSMLELSWKGTKTVELGDGQTRKFLQDGDEVIITGYCQGNGYRVGFGECSGKVLPAKPV